From a region of the Acinetobacter calcoaceticus genome:
- a CDS encoding ferredoxin family protein, protein MAFIFKEIQHRTIAPVIIDEDKCIADKGCTVCVDVCPMDLLAIDPITQKAYMQFDECWYCMPCEKDCPTDAVKVNIPYLLK, encoded by the coding sequence ATGGCTTTTATTTTTAAAGAAATTCAGCACCGTACTATCGCTCCCGTCATTATCGATGAAGATAAATGTATTGCTGATAAAGGATGTACAGTCTGTGTAGATGTTTGTCCAATGGACTTATTGGCAATCGATCCTATAACTCAAAAAGCTTATATGCAATTTGATGAATGTTGGTACTGCATGCCTTGTGAAAAGGACTGCCCAACGGATGCAGTCAAAGTAAATATCCCATACTTACTCAAATAA
- a CDS encoding ABC transporter permease, whose translation MSSLAQTKPKNQSIFLLKFFQVLRSYQTHFKNYGIAFTSIVFWIAIWQALAQFKINLGIVNFSNVPTPLDVVHALWSFFQLSTAFEHVESSIFRVVIGFLLAALIGVGIGLLAGRYQKIAAFLMPPLEVLRPIPAVAWIPLAILIFPSSEASMIFITFIGALFPILLNTVHGVGAVDPRLIASAKSLGASDFAIIREVIIPGALPNIITGLSIGMGTCWFCLVTAEMISGQHGIGYFTWESFTLQNYSNIVVGMVLIGALGMFSSTLVRVIGNRFTPWYQLRKS comes from the coding sequence ATGAGTAGTTTAGCCCAGACAAAACCCAAGAACCAAAGCATTTTTTTACTCAAGTTTTTTCAGGTGTTGAGGTCATATCAAACACATTTTAAAAATTATGGAATCGCTTTTACATCCATAGTTTTCTGGATAGCAATCTGGCAGGCGTTGGCTCAATTTAAAATAAATTTAGGTATTGTGAACTTTAGCAATGTACCGACACCTTTAGATGTTGTACATGCGCTATGGTCGTTTTTTCAACTCAGCACAGCATTTGAACATGTTGAATCTAGTATTTTTCGAGTTGTAATTGGCTTTTTATTGGCTGCATTGATTGGTGTAGGCATTGGATTGTTGGCTGGACGTTATCAAAAAATTGCTGCATTTTTAATGCCGCCATTAGAAGTATTACGCCCAATTCCAGCAGTTGCATGGATTCCTTTAGCGATTCTGATTTTTCCATCATCAGAAGCTTCCATGATTTTTATTACCTTTATTGGCGCTTTATTTCCGATTCTATTAAACACAGTCCATGGTGTCGGTGCAGTCGACCCAAGATTAATTGCATCGGCAAAAAGTCTAGGCGCTTCTGATTTCGCCATTATCCGTGAAGTCATTATTCCGGGTGCATTACCCAACATTATTACCGGTTTATCCATTGGAATGGGTACTTGTTGGTTCTGTTTAGTCACCGCTGAAATGATTTCAGGCCAACACGGAATTGGTTATTTCACATGGGAATCTTTCACCTTGCAAAATTACAGCAATATTGTAGTTGGCATGGTGCTGATCGGGGCATTAGGTATGTTCAGTAGTACCTTAGTCCGTGTGATTGGAAATCGATTTACCCCATGGTATCAATTGAGGAAGTCTTAA
- a CDS encoding ABC transporter substrate-binding protein, with product MKDRNKKLLLSSLIGVIVLGTIGCGSKSETVRVAIGTQDTTINCASGGLLVRELNLLPKYLPKDGQYKHVKYDIQWKNFTSGAPLTSEMVAGRLDLGAMADFPAVNNLAAFKKAGKESIFLAPLSGSINGSGNAIVVPIDSKVTSLKELKGQTISVPFASTAHGLLLRAIQAEGWQLDKDIKVIAQAPEVAGPALKSHKIAAHADFVPFGELFAYQGFAKKIYDGSQAKSPTFHGSLASKDYAQQHPEVIKAYLQATIEANRLIREQPEKYSELIAEKTGIPAEVVYLFHGPLGLQTRDLTWKPEYRKATQIAIDTLKVLGKNDGSLDVNKFIDDQYIKEAFQASGLNYSQQLSDYAKSLLVANDALTGQPIKTFNRVTQIWVKGEEKVRSYETPEHAFSDLKKIQTAGKTVRVVYSQDHQSDIKLLANLAWYATDKAGQVQAFLLKDDAEKWAKQQGGKVYDFKTIQLVTHG from the coding sequence ATGAAAGATAGAAATAAAAAATTATTACTGAGCAGTTTAATTGGCGTTATTGTCCTCGGCACTATTGGGTGTGGCAGCAAAAGTGAAACTGTTCGGGTAGCGATTGGTACACAAGACACAACCATTAACTGTGCAAGTGGTGGATTACTTGTTCGTGAGTTGAATTTATTACCAAAATATTTACCTAAAGATGGTCAATACAAGCATGTTAAATACGACATTCAATGGAAAAACTTCACCTCTGGTGCACCACTAACCAGTGAGATGGTAGCTGGGCGTCTAGATTTGGGAGCAATGGCCGACTTTCCTGCTGTAAACAATTTAGCTGCATTTAAAAAAGCTGGAAAAGAAAGCATATTTTTAGCACCGTTGTCAGGCAGTATTAATGGCAGTGGCAATGCGATTGTTGTTCCAATTGACTCAAAAGTCACCTCACTGAAAGAACTAAAAGGACAGACTATTTCTGTACCTTTTGCCTCAACTGCTCATGGCCTCTTACTACGAGCGATTCAAGCTGAAGGTTGGCAACTTGATAAAGATATTAAAGTGATTGCTCAGGCTCCAGAAGTGGCGGGGCCTGCATTAAAAAGTCATAAGATTGCTGCGCATGCTGACTTTGTACCCTTTGGAGAGTTATTTGCTTACCAAGGTTTTGCTAAAAAAATCTATGATGGTTCACAAGCAAAATCACCGACATTTCATGGCTCACTTGCCAGCAAGGATTATGCACAGCAACATCCAGAAGTCATAAAAGCTTACTTACAAGCGACTATTGAAGCAAATCGTCTGATTCGGGAACAACCTGAAAAATATAGTGAACTGATTGCAGAAAAAACGGGTATTCCTGCCGAGGTGGTTTATCTGTTTCATGGACCATTAGGTCTACAAACTCGTGATTTGACTTGGAAACCTGAATATCGAAAAGCAACCCAAATTGCCATAGATACCTTAAAAGTTCTAGGCAAAAACGATGGTAGTCTCGATGTAAATAAATTTATTGATGACCAATACATTAAAGAAGCATTTCAGGCTTCTGGACTCAATTACAGCCAACAACTTTCTGATTATGCAAAATCGCTATTAGTTGCAAATGATGCTTTAACAGGACAACCCATCAAAACGTTTAATCGAGTGACTCAAATTTGGGTAAAGGGTGAAGAAAAGGTTCGTAGCTATGAAACACCTGAGCATGCTTTTTCTGATTTAAAGAAAATTCAAACGGCAGGAAAAACCGTACGTGTGGTTTATAGCCAAGATCATCAATCCGACATTAAATTGCTTGCCAATTTGGCATGGTACGCCACAGATAAAGCAGGTCAAGTGCAGGCCTTTTTATTAAAAGATGATGCTGAAAAATGGGCTAAACAACAAGGCGGAAAAGTATATGACTTTAAAACCATTCAGCTAGTGACCCATGGTTGA
- a CDS encoding ABC transporter ATP-binding protein: MSITQGHVRIQNLSLHLGQGKNRFQALDRVNFEIQPGEFICLLGPSGCGKSTLLGALAGHLPISSGTLTVDNESIIEPHPDRGLVFQQHTLFPWKSVLENIAFGLKMKGISKHSRIEQARKMIDLVGLKGFEQKFPAELSGGMQQRVEIARVLINEPRILLMDEPFGALDAQTRLKMQMLLLEIWQEIQTSVLFITHDIDEALFLADRVLIMSHRPGRIIEEINLDFERPRDIELVTSSEFTTIKKHCMQTLKEATQQEELSRLNPLGLGKKAQIKEYE; the protein is encoded by the coding sequence ATGTCAATTACACAAGGCCATGTACGCATTCAAAATCTATCACTACATTTAGGGCAAGGTAAAAATCGCTTTCAAGCATTAGATCGGGTCAATTTTGAAATACAACCGGGTGAGTTTATTTGTTTATTAGGGCCTTCAGGTTGTGGAAAGTCAACATTATTAGGGGCTTTGGCAGGACACTTACCCATTAGTTCAGGAACTTTAACAGTCGACAATGAGTCTATTATTGAACCGCATCCGGATAGAGGATTGGTTTTCCAGCAGCATACTTTATTTCCTTGGAAAAGCGTTTTAGAAAATATTGCTTTTGGTTTAAAGATGAAAGGAATCAGCAAGCATAGCCGTATAGAACAAGCCAGAAAGATGATTGATCTGGTTGGGCTTAAAGGATTTGAGCAGAAATTTCCTGCCGAACTTTCTGGCGGTATGCAGCAAAGAGTTGAAATTGCGAGAGTACTTATTAATGAGCCTCGAATCTTATTAATGGATGAGCCTTTTGGAGCACTTGATGCTCAAACCCGTTTAAAAATGCAAATGCTATTGCTCGAAATTTGGCAAGAAATTCAAACTTCAGTTTTATTTATTACCCACGATATTGATGAAGCACTTTTTCTCGCAGATCGAGTACTGATTATGAGCCATAGACCGGGCCGAATTATTGAGGAAATCAACCTTGATTTTGAACGTCCACGTGATATCGAACTTGTTACGAGTAGTGAATTTACAACCATTAAAAAACATTGCATGCAAACTTTAAAGGAAGCCACTCAACAAGAAGAGTTAAGTCGCTTAAACCCGTTAGGGCTTGGAAAGAAAGCACAAATCAAGGAATACGAATGA